From the Papaver somniferum cultivar HN1 chromosome 2, ASM357369v1, whole genome shotgun sequence genome, the window CACCGCCGCAACCATTATCATCATTACTCCTCTCTTCATAATTCAATATATATACCCTATAattcctacacattcatctaatCATTTTAATCACAATCCATTAGAAACATTAGAAGATTCATATTCGAACACACTCATTACTTCTCAGCAACAACAGGTTCATCATCTCCAACATATCTCATTGATTCACACAACATAACCATATCGAAATTCAATTGACCTCGCCTCTATCTCTGTGTATCAGTTTTGGCTACGATTTGTTTCTCTAGTTCTACTTCAATCTTCATCACTCACGCCACAACAGTACTCATCCtgccttcttctttctctttcaatTATGCCCAAAATCTTGAGCAATCACCCACCAGACTAACCTCCAATTCCTTCGAAAATCAACCATCCAAGGCTATAACAAGTTCAATCTCGTATCAATTTCTTCAATTGCATTTCATCATCTTGAACTCAATCGCCCATTAAAGCCATCATATATACTGTCTCGGATCACTTTTACCGTAACATCTCTCAAATCTCCTTTTCTTAATCAAATCGAATCACATCACCATCTTCAATGCCAACAGCGACAACCAGTCATTCGCAGACTTTGCTCAAAACTTGATTTCAGAACCTAAAAAATCAGATCTGGATTTCTTTGGATCTGATTTTAGAAATCAattataaaagaagaagaaggtttcaTATGTTACTGATACTTCTCGATCGTCGGTGGCGAATATGGGAGTATTTGCAGAGGTGGTGACGATGAagatgctggtggtggtggtggagcgatGGAGATGGATGGTTCGCTGCTAattagaaatgaagaagaagaataagaaaaagaaggGGAAGTAGATAAAAACGATAGGAGGGCCAATTTGGaataaataaaaaccttaatggACCCCTGATGTGCTTAGGGATGGTGAGGGGTATTTTTATTGTAGGATAAGGGTAGTTGTGAAGGCCATGAAAAGGAGGGTCATTTATATAATTCCCACAAATGGGTATCAACAGCGTCATATCCTTTACCAAATATGGGGTTTGTTATGATTGGAAAATTGATGGGTACATGTTGTTCAAAATAGTACCCAATAATTGCCATGTCTGTTCAGAAATTTGGATTCATGGATTAGGTTCAAATTCATGGGATAGCATTAGAAACATATCTTACAATTTAAGTCATACtctctccgtttctggaaaagtgttactttcactttttcattttaacctaaaaataggttaaattgaaaaaatgaaagtaaCACTTTTTCAGAAATGGAGGTAGTATTAATGTCTCTATGAAGCCTTTAAATGGAATCATTCATTGGATAGGAAACACTAAAGTTATAGCCTCATTCGATTTGGTTAAAGAGCGAATTAAGGAAATCCAAATACCCAGTTGCTCTCTGGAGATAAGTTTCATGATATGGAAGTGGGTGTCTTGGGAGAGGACCTTTACCTATCAGTTAATGCTACATCTGGACAGGGTTATATCGATCTATGGGTGATGAAAGATTATGGAGTTATAGATTGTTGGACCAAAATTTTCAGCCTCTCGAAAGATAAAACATGTTATGATTCATTATGGCCCTACATTATCTCAATAATAATCGCAAGATTCTCTTACAGGGTTATTTGAATGGGAATGGCAAAGTGCTTTAGTCTCGTATGACCTGAAAATTCGAAGAGTTAGAACTTTGGATATCCCCGGCATACCAAAATATTTTTCTGCAAATACTTTTGTTGGAAGTCCAGTTTCACTAAATTCGGGTGAATTCGTAGAAGCTACAAAAATATCTAAGGTAGCGTGAGTCTCATGGTGACAttctgatcaaaacaaaaaaaaaaaaaaaaaacctcgtgGTTACTTTTCTATTCTCGTAAGATGAAACAAGCCGTCTTATTTTTATTGGTTTCCGTTATTCTGCAACTCAGCTATTCTTGAAATTTCTGTAAATTCGATGTGTTACTTGATTTTGACAACTTAAAATTAAGGATTTCAGGCACAAATGTGTCATGTCATGTGGATTTGTTATTGATTGCTGTTTTGCAAGCGCTCAAAGAATTCCAAAGGCCGATAAATTATGGATTTCTCAAGTATTTTGCTGCGTGACCAACTTTACACAACAAAATGGGGGAAAACGCAATTAAAGCAAACCACAGGAGAATTCCAACAAGAAGCCTACAACTAGTTGGGATACGGTAATCGCGACAGAAGCAAGTGCTCAACTGCACACAAATGCACTGTTGGGTCATTACCATCACCCGTTTGAGGTGTGACCGTGCAATATTGTGTTAAGGACGGCTAGGTGAAAAAGTGGCTCTGTCCTCTATTACTTGTACGGCTCAATTTGATTATCAAAGTTTATAAAGGAAGATCCAATAAAAATGACTTGATCTGAGGTATTTACCGCAAATAGTTACACGAATCGTGTATATTCACTGTAATGTTGATATCACTATCCTGCTGTATCACTGATCTGACAATATCCTTCATCTAAATGGTCTTTATTCTTCAAGCAAAAATGGAGCTCATCCTCCACCAAGAATTGAAAAACGTCATTATGGTTCTCCACATTAATAACCTGTTCCGTTCAAATACCATCACAGCTAAAATCAAGACCAGTTCATGTATTACATGTGACACTAGCCTTGTAGCTAGGGCAGACTTGTAAGCTATCATCCATAGGCTCATAGAGTAAAtgcaagattaaaaaaaaaaaaaaagatgatgatgatgatgatcgcaGATTCACATTTGAGGATAAATGAAACATATTCATGACAAATAGAAGCTTCTCCGTAGAAATGACGTATAAGCTAAGCCTAATTAAGCTTCTAGGTTAATTTATAAATTCAGATGAGAATttaccctcttgttgagcaactattctcaataaTGAATATACCTGTTGAGACATACCACATTATCAATGTTCAACCCTATGAATCTCTTGTCAACTGATGAAACCAGCTCGCAAGAGTATCTCTATTCACCTGCCGATAAAGAAAACATTGATGTGGACACCTACCGAGCTCGCCAAAGAGCAGCCTTTCTCCATCTATTTGATTCACCTTATGATTTCCAGTGCCTTTATATATAATATAATTGCTAAACCAAGATtacaagaaataaatttcagatTCTTTCTTAAGAGGTGACGACtatattagagataaaaaagaaaTCCTATAGATGCGTGGTACTGGAAGTAGATTATGAGTAGAGTAAAGAAGCTTTCAGGAAACTCTGTCATTTCTTCCCAAGTACGTTATTTACGTTGTATTAACACAACAACAAAGCTTAGAAGTAAAGAAACAAAAACGTTCTATTGTTCATATTAGTAAGACAGCAATTCAAATTCTGATAAGAAAGGGAACACAAacattactccctccgtccaagttATATAGGTGGAGAAGGCAAATCTCATggattaagaaaaatatatagatttCATAAATATCTatgttttttttctattttaccCCTTACCTTTTGATGAAAACTAAAAGCAATAAATTTTAGTGTAGTATTACAATCATAAACAGAGGCATATATGAAAAAAGTCATCTAGGAATTAGAACTATGCCTATAACCAAAAACTGATATTCCACCTATATAACATGGACAGAGGGAGTAGTTTATTACCTCAAACAGAAGTGCAAGAGTCGGTGCCAGATTAACTCCAAAGAGGAGCGGCTCCTTGAATCCTGCAATGGAGAATGGACAGCAAATAGAGATTATCATAACTCTAAACAGTGAAATGCATATAAAAAATGTTCAATTGCAATCAGAAGCAAGTAAGGACCAAAAACATGGGAGAATAGACAACCACTGAACAAGAAGGCAAAAGGCATCACACACAATACCTGAAATGTCTCACTGGAACTGATAAGTTTTCTGCAGATCTTACACAAATAAAGAACTTCACACATCTTTGGACTTAAAACACCAAATTACAAGTATTCCTTGGACAAGAAGAATGGATAAGAACCTTTGTTGTGGCTACACTAAATGTCTAACTTCACTTAGAGGACAACAAGGAGAAGGGAGAAAACAATAAGGAGTGCAGTTTTAAGCTTACATCAACTGAAAAAATATTCTAACCAAAATGGGAATAACTGTATTCACTGGAATATACAACAGCAGAAAAATGCGAAGGGCAGCATTTAAGTATATCAATGCGAGAATATACGACAACATCTGCTCTGAAGGgaaaaatcaattaaattaataatCAATGTCTAAATGAACTTCCATGGTACATAAATTACAAATTGAGCTGGTGTGAATGCACCAATGAGAGTTTTTTTTAAGGGACCTCAACCACACAAGATAGCTAATGATTTCCTGCATTAGGGTATGATAGGATGGAGCAACATACATGAGCTTTCATCATCTTTCCACCCATTCCCAGATTTTGGCTTATACTGCAGTCAGTCCCTGACTTCCAAGGTTTCATACTTTCACATTGGTAGAGTGTCTGTATCCTTTATTAGCTTACCTTTCAGTATGGTTTACTCTGCTTGTTTTCTCTCTTAAGTTGAACCTTTAACTTCTTACCTCCTAATTGGTAGCCATTCATGACGTTAATTGCAGATTGGGCTGCTACTGGTGAATCATAACTGACAAAGCCTGCACGCAGAAGGTAATATGGTTGGTAAAtccaattctttctttttgtttttagttgATCGAACAACTCCATATGTACCACATCAAAAGTTAGGAGAGAATAGAGGGGTACTTACCAAAACATTTGCTAACACCAGTTGCCTTATCTACGAAAACCTTAGCGCTCAAGACTCTACCAAACGTCTGAAAAGCATTTGCAAGCTCTGGATCTCCAAATTCTTGAGGGATGTGATAGATAAATAGATTAGCACCAGGAGGACCTACAAGTTCACCAGCACATTAAAGGAAGGTTAGCGATGGAGCAATGATAGGGACCTCAAAACAAATGACCAACTTGGAGAAAAAACAATCACCAACCTTCAGTTTGAGCCCCTGAACTTGTAATGATGTTAGAAGATGCAGCTAAGTTATTATTTGCAGTTGGGGATGTAGCATGGGAACTATTGTGAGACCCTTGATTTATCACTCCGCCAGGATAGGACATAGGATATTGAAGACCTGGAATAGAAGGATATCCAGACCTCATATAATTGGCCTGAGAAAACCCTCTAGGTCTTAAACCAGGAGCAAGATCAGGTGATAGTCCACGGATTGCACTCCCACGGTTGACTGGCGGAACCATATTTTGGAAGCCAGGTTGATTCTGCATCTGTGGTAGTGGGTACTGCATGAGTCCATAAGTTCCAGGCGCCTACAAAAAGGATATAAAATATAACCCAGGTCCCATTTTTAAATTTCATGCATGAATGAATGTTGAAACAAGATTATATGATATGTATACTGAATAAACTCAACTACCAATTTGCAAGGAAAGTAGTATGCCATGCAAATGAGAGAGATATCCTTTCGCTGCTGAGATATAGTCAAGAGTGATTAATGAACCAAACCTGATACCCATATCCATTGTATAGAGGAATGTGACCCATTGGCAAGGCCCCAAACAATgaaggttgttgtgctagatcaGTATTAGGCACTCCAGAAGCTTGGGATTGAGCTTTCTGAGCTCTCCGAGCTTGCCTTTCCTTCTCCGTATCAGCCCACTTGACAACTAGTGGAACACTTGAACCCTACAATAACAGCAATGCATAGAAACAACATTTCAACCTCGGCCAATAATACCATCAAAAAGCAGCAAAAAGCAGCAAAAATCAGCACAGTTTAAAAAAGTTGAAATATCATAAAAGTATGTTGCCGTACTTGTGGTATTGAATGCTAATATGACATCTATTTTAATTCTACAGCAGTTCTGATGTAATcatgcaaaatcacattttggaacAATAGGTCATCTTGCTACACAGCCTTTTTTCTTTGGGCGAAACTCCAACAAGGAGatcatattgatgaaaggaaaTCAAAAAAGACAAataggaggggggggggggggattaaaTCAAAACTTCAAAACAGAATGAAAGCACCAATTGAGCAAATCGGTTAGCTAAACCAGATCCAGTAACACAACTTTAAATAAGCACAAACCTCCATTTTATGCTTTCCGTTGATGGCCTCCAGGGCTGAAAGAGCTTGCTCTTTTGTCTCATACTTCAAAAAGGCACAGCCTGCCCAGAACAATAACAATGGATAAAGACTCCGTAAGAAAAGTTTATATGACTCTGTCTATTTAAAGTTGTGAATACTGAATTCCTCAAAGGTTGATAGTAGagaaaaatacaaaatgaaataTAAATTGCTAAAAGGGTGGTTTATGTACCTTTGCTAGTCTGTTGAGAACCCCTCAAAATCTGTAAATCTTTTATCTTCCCATAGTTAGAAAATAACGCAGAAACTTCAGCATCAGAGACATTCTTTGGAAGCATACCAACAAATAGCTTGTGTTCTAGGAAATCCAACATAGAGAAAATCACAACTTTGCCGAAGTATTAAAGATAATCAAAAGGCTACTTTTAGCTTTAGAAGTAGTTAGTAAAAAGCACCAGCATTAAATACAAATGAGACCAGGCGCGTAAAGAGAAACCACAGGAGAGAAGAACAACATAATTACACATATGAACAATTCTCACACCTAGTCTTTCCAACTCGCCATCTGCATATTTCACTTGCAAGGGACTAGATGCCTGATTTAAGTAGAAACAACAGAACACACTTTAATTAAAGAAAGAAAGACAAATATTGACAAAACACTATAAAAGGGAACAAGGTTAAAAGCATGTAAGACTCTTCTAATCAGAAAAGGCAATTTGGCCTTCTAGTTTATATTTAGaattcaaacaaacacaaacgCATATTACTCAATGAAGAAAGTAAAGCAGCCAACCAAGTGTCAATAATCAAATATTTCTATTCCTGGTGGATTTTTGCCACCCAGTTTTGGACTactaaagaagaaaacaaagtatTTACTTTCATTTTAACTTTTTCATTACAATTAACCGATGATAAGGTGGATACCATATTTAGGATAAGAAACTTTGATCCAGTAGAACTCTGTGATTATCAGACTTGTATGACATCTGACATGCTTTTGTAAATTACATTAACTTAAAACTTAAAATGTTTTTTTATGAAGTAAAttctaagaaaaaaaatcaattgtcgAAGAAGATCATAAAGGATCTCGCAGTTCAGGCTACAACACACAGATTGTTAAATAACGTCGAAGATTTCTAAAGTATCTAATTACAAATCGACTTCCTTGTGAATGTGAAGATACACAAGAGACCACATACTCAAATCAGCATAAATTCACTCTTTTTCGTCCTATTTCAACATCTTAGGCTCATTACTGCGTTCGATCCTAatcttaattcttttttttttttgatccataTTCTAATCTTAGTTCTTGAAATGTAACTTCATAATACATACCCAACACTAATCAAAAGTCAACTTAAAAAGGATTCTCCAAACCTCACACCTAACTATCAAAAAGGTCTTGATCCAATTACACACAATCCCGATTCATACAAATTTCTACATCAAATTACTTAAGGTTCCAGCTAAAAATAAACTCATGCAAActggaaaatgaaaaaaaaaaaaactatccaaATCAAATTCTCTAGAATAATACTACAGTGTTCTAAGTTCAATTCCAAACTCAAGTGATGATATGAAGATAAAGAAAATCAATGACTTACTCCAGGTAGCGTTCGTTTATTGTGACAAGCGTTAACTGCTTTATCTGCTTCTTCTCTCGACGGACagatcaaaaaacaacaacctacacgcaaaatttagggtttcgaattacgATAGTTTCAGATCCCACATTCACGATCCACAAATTATACCAGCACTTGAAATCCAAACTTATcaacaaacaaaaattaaaatatcaagtAAATTCCAAAAGTGTAACAACGAACCTCGTGAAGTTCGAGTAGTTTTGTCTTTAATAATGTTAACTTCATCAACCAAAGAAAATTCTTTAAACATAGTAATCAGTTCAACTTCTGTCATATGTTTTGGTACTTGACCAACAAATAATTTCACactttctcctcctcctccactaTGATTATTGTTATTTGTTGTTGATTCCG encodes:
- the LOC113350187 gene encoding RNA-binding protein BRN1-like → MTESTTNNNNHSGGGGESVKLFVGQVPKHMTEVELITMFKEFSLVDEVNIIKDKTTRTSRGCCFLICPSREEADKAVNACHNKRTLPGASSPLQVKYADGELERLEHKLFVGMLPKNVSDAEVSALFSNYGKIKDLQILRGSQQTSKGCAFLKYETKEQALSALEAINGKHKMEGSSVPLVVKWADTEKERQARRAQKAQSQASGVPNTDLAQQPSLFGALPMGHIPLYNGYGYQAPGTYGLMQYPLPQMQNQPGFQNMVPPVNRGSAIRGLSPDLAPGLRPRGFSQANYMRSGYPSIPGLQYPMSYPGGVINQGSHNSSHATSPTANNNLAASSNIITSSGAQTEGPPGANLFIYHIPQEFGDPELANAFQTFGRVLSAKVFVDKATGVSKCFGFVSYDSPVAAQSAINVMNGYQLGGKKLKVQLKRENKQSKPY